AAAAAGACACAGTATATTTTAGTGACCTTTTGTATTACAATCAGGTTGGAAGACTCAGCGACCTTTTGAAGGAAGAGAAAAATCAAACCATTGTGTTTGAAAAGCTTCTATCAACAGAGCTTCCTTACTTTGAAAACTGGAGATACATTGTGACAACCAACAATAACGGAATATCAAAAAGGCTGCTTGAACATCAGAGAAATTATCTTGCAATTGTGGTTTTGTGTTTTGTACTTGCGTTTTTTGCACTTTTTTTAATAATAAATTCGGTGGTAAGCAGACTTTCTCTTTTAGCAAGGCACATAAAAAAGGCAAGAAAACAGCAGTTTGAAAGCATCAATATTGAAGCTGGCAAAGATGAGATAGGCCAGGTTATAGAAGAGTTCAATATCATGGCACAAAAGATAAAAGAGCTTCTCGAGAAGGAAATAAAATATGAGCTTAGACAAAAAGAACTGGCACTGGAGAAAAAACAGGCAGAGATAAATGCGCTTCAGAGCCAGATAAATCCTCATTTTCTTTTTAACACCTTAGAGACAATCCGCATGAGAAGCATGCTCAAAAAAGAGTTTGAGACAGCAAATGCCATAAAACTTCTTGCAAAGCTTTTAAAACGAAGTATAAGGTGGGAAAACGACCTTATAACCATTGAAGAGGAAGTTTCGGCTATTTATGACTACCTTGAGATACAAAAGTACAGGTTCGGGGAAAAGCTAAAATTTGAGGTTGAGGTTGAGGAGGATGTAAAGTCAACAAAGATACCGAAGATGACCATACAACCTCTTGTTGAGAACGCATGTGTTCATGGGATAGAAAATAGCAAAGGTGAAGGCAGGATTTTGGTCAAGGTTTTCAAAGAAGGTGATATGATAGCAATACATGTTGAAGACAACGGAAAAGGCTTAGAAGATGATAAGATAACAGAACTCTTGCGTTTTGTAAAAGGACTTTCATCTGACAAGGCAAGTAGTGTGGGGCTTAAAAATGTTTTTAGAAGACTTGAGCTGTTTTATGACAAAGATTTTAGCTTTGATATATTGAGAGGCGAGCTTGGGGGATTAAAAGTTGTGATAAAAATTCCTAACAAGAGGGACTTTGAAGATGCTGTACAAAGTGTTGATAGTTGAAGATGAGGTATTTATGAGAGAAGGGCTAAAAAACCTAATTGACTGGAGATCGCTTGGGTTTGAGATAGTGGGCGAGGCAGAAGATGGTCTTTCTGCTTTTGAGTTTATGAAAAAGATGCAGGTTGACGTGCTCATCAGCGACATCAAGATTCCGCTTTTAAGTGGTCTTGACCTTATAGAGAAGGTAAAAAAGGAGCTAAAAAATCCGCCTGAAGTGATAATCATCAGCGGGTATGCAGATTTTGAGTATGCAAAAAAAGCTATCCAGCATGGTGTTGTAAATTACATATTAAAGCCCATTGAAGAAGAAGAGCTTGTTGATACGCTCATTAAAGTAAAGTCAAAACTTAAGAAAAGGGAGCTAATTAAAGAAGGCGAGAGCTTGCTTGCTCTTGAAAGAAGCTTTAAAGAAACGATAGAAAACAGCAATATCAAGATAGAAAATGGAGTTTATGTTGGAATAGTCTATTTTAAAGAGATGTCGAGCTGGCTTAGTCTTTATTTTGATGAGAGAATAGAAAATATATTGTCAAGGATAAAGGGGTGTTTTGAGCTACTGAAAAAAGAAGGACTTATGTATGAGTTTTCAGAGATTGAAGGCAAGTACTATGTAATTGCAACATCTGAAGAGGACATAAAAAAGGCATATCAGAGCATAAAAAATATGGTTGACTTTGCAACAGAGATTGTATTTGCTTTTTCAAGAAAGATTTCAAAACGAGCTCAGTTTTTTGATGCCATATACGAGGCAGCATACTCTTTAAACTTTGCACTTTTTTATAATCAGACAGGAATTACATTTTATAGTAGCAGCCTGCCCAATTCAAAAGAGCTTTTGTATTCAAAAGAATATGACAAAAAACTTATTTTAGCTATCGAAGAGGATAACCAAAACTTACAAAAGATAGTTGAAGAAATGATGGAAGATATTAAGAAAGGAAAATATCAGCTTGACTTTTTGAGGACGTATTTGAGCTTTGTAGTGGTATCTATAAGCTCTTATTTTAGCAGGATAGGACTCAATTTAGAAGATGAGATAGAGTGGTTTTCAAGCTTGAGGCTGGAATTTTCAAACGTTGAGGATATAGAAAAAAGTATGCTAAAGTTTTGCGAAGGGATACTGAACAAGTTCAGACAGTGGAAAACAAGCCTATCTAACGGTATCATGAGTGAGCTTGAAAAGTATATAAAAGAAAACTATAACAAGAACCTGACGTTAAAATCTGTTGCGCAAAAGTTTTATCTGAATCCTGTGTACTTGGGTCAGCTTTTCAAAAAGCATTATGGGATGTATTTCAACTCTTATTTGCAAAAGATACGCGTTGAAGAGGCAAAAAGGCTTTTGATGTCCACCAATATGAAGATATACGAAATTTCACAGGCAGTTGGGTACAACGACACAGACTATTTTATCCAGTGCTTTACAAAATTTTGCAATATGACGCCCAACCAGTTTAGAAAAAAGTACAGAAAAGTATAAAAAAGGCTGGGATTTTTGAAAAAAGCATTTTCCCAGCCTTCTTTTGTTTTTATGTGAGGAGGAGGACTTATTTTATAAGTTATTTCTGACTTCCCACACTGCCAGAACCATGTTTTGCAAGGTAGGCAAAACTTCTTCTTCTTTTCTGGTTTTAAGACCGCAGTCAGGGTTTACCCACAACCTGTCTTTCCCAACCTTTTCTATCATCTTTAAAATGAGCTTTTTCATCTCTTCCTTTGATACAATCCTTGGAGAGTGAACATCAAACACGCCAGGACCTACCTCAGCTTTTAAACTGCTTTTGTTTATGCTGTCAAGCAAGGTAAAATCAGATTTAGCTGCCTCAAAAGTTATAACGTCCACATCCATCTTTGCTATTTCGTCTAAAAGCTCGTCAAAGTTGCTGTAACACATATGCGTGTGGATTTGCGTCTGTGGTTTTACCTTTGAACATGTGAGCCTAAATGCCTTTATTGCCCATGATAGATACTCACTGTGCTGGCAGCGCCTGAGCGGAAGCTTTTCAATCAGTGCTGCCTCGTCAATCTGAATAATTTTTACACCTTCTCTTTCAAGCTCCAAAACCTCTTCTTTTATTGCAAGAGCAAGCTGAAAAGCAACATTTTTTAATGGTATGTCTTCACGCACAAACGACCAGTTAAGGATTGTCACAGGCCCTGTCAAAATTCCCTTAACAGGTTTTTTTGTTAGGCTCTGTGCATATTTTATATACTCAACTGTAATCGGTCTTTTTCTCTTTATGTCTGAGAATATAATTGGTGGTTTTACGCATCTTGTACCGTATGATTGAACCCAGCCGTTTTGAGTAATTAAAAACCCTTCTAAATTTTCACCAAAAAACTCTACCATGTCATTTCTCTCATATTCGCCATGGACGAGCACATCAAGCCCGATTTCTTCCTGAAGCTTTATTACCCTTTCAATTTTGGATTTTATAAAGCTTTCATATTCTTCAAATGTTATCTCACCTTTTTTGAGTTTGCTTCGAGCGGACCTTACATCTTGGGTTTGTGGGAATGACCCAATTGTTGTTGTCGGAAGCTGTGGCAAATTCAAAACCTCTTTTTGAAGCTTGATTCTCTCTTCAAAACACGGTTTTCTTTCAAAGTCATCGTCTGTAAGATTATTTACAGCTGTGCTGACATCTGATAGCTTATTTTTCTCCATCTCTTCAAAAAGCTGAATGTTTTGAAAATAGATATTGTTTGTAGTAAAGTTTTCTTGTGAGAACAAGAGCTTTAGCTCAGACAGCTCTTTTAGCTTCTCTTCGGCAAATGCTAAAAATTTCTTTTTATTGCTGTCAAGCTGTGTTTCAAACTTCAAGGAGTATGGCACAAAGAGCAAAGAACATGATGTTGAAATTACAATGTTTTTCTTGTCAACAAAGGAGGAGAGCATATTTAAAAGCTCAAGCGTATTTTTGTAGTTGTTTTTAAACACATTTCTGCCGTTTACAACTCCAGCAACCAAGAACTTTTCCTGTGGGAAACCAAATTTTTTAATGAGCTCTAAATTGAATTTTCCATCAATAAAGTCAAGTCCAATTGCGTCAAAGTCAAGGGAGATTATCTTTTCAAAGCAGTCTCTGACATCTCCAAAATAGGTCTGAAGAAGTACCTTTAGATTTCCTTTGTGAGAAAGAAGATTGCGGTAGAAACTTTCAAAAAGCTCTATATCTTTTGTACTCAAGTCTGTGACGAGTATTGGCTCATCTATCTGAACAAACTCGCTACCTAACTCTTCAAACCTTCTTAGTATTTGAATATATACATCAAGTAGCTTTTCCCAAAAAGATTTGTCATACATATCAACATTCGATTTTTTGGAAAGCTTCAGAAAAGTAAGAGCACCGATTATCACCGGTTTTGTCTTGATTCCTATCGAAAGTGCTTCGACAAATTCATCAAAAGGTTTTGTTGATGAAAGTTCAAATTTGGTGTTTTCAGTGATTTCAGGCACAAGATAATGGTAGTTTGTAAAGAACCACTTTTTCATTGGCAAAGCTTTAAGGTCAATGTTTTGGTCTTGATACCCCTTTGCAAGCGCAAAGTAGAGTTCAAGATCATCTGAAAAAACCGACTTGTATTCCTCAGGTATGCTACCTACAAGCATTGCATGGTCTAAAAAAGTGTCATAGAACGAAAAATCATTTGATGGTATCAGGTCAACACCATACTCTTTTTGAAGTTGCCAGTGAGTCTTTTTCAAGTTTTTTGAATTTTGGATGAGCTCTTCTTTTGAAATCTTTTTGTCAAGATAGCTTTCTACCCATCTTTTTAGCTCTCTGTTCTGTCCTATTCTTGGGAAACCAACAACCGAAATCATCTTGCGCTTTCTACCTCCCAAATAAAAATTTTATTTGCCGTCAGAAAAACAAATGGGTCTTTACTGCCAACAAAAAAGGCACAAGTGCGTCAAGGCAGTAAAGACCCCTCATTACCGTTTAAAAGCCTATGCTTTTAAAAGGTTTTTAATTAGAAGCAAAAAGCTTCTAAAATAATAGGTTATTGCTAAAGCTAAAAAAAGACAAAATAACCCTTTTGGTCTTTACCACCTTGACTGTACTTCCCACCGAAGACAGTACAAGGCATCTCAAGCAGGCAGGTCTCCTGGCTCGCAGTTCATCCTCACCCTTTGCCTTCCCAGAAAGGAAGCCTTGCGAGAGCAAGACCGCACCTTTCCAGTGGCCAAAAAGAATAGGGCTTGTCGCTGCTCACAGTAGCGGGGGCTGCAGCGGATTTTCACCGCTTTCCCTATTAAGCCGCCAAATGGCAGCACCTGCTTGATAGGTAAAGGTGCCTATCGCAAATATTCAATTTTTCAAATTTGTATTGCATATTTGCGATGAAAATTGACAATTGCATTTATGCAATGAATTTTATATCAAACATGTTAATTGAAAAGTTAGGAGTTGTCAATATATTATAAAAGATCAGTGGTATATATTCCTGTGATTGCAACAACAAATGAAACTTTAAAAACAACATTGAAGTTATTTTTATAGAGAAGATAAGTAAGCAAGTTTATGGATTTTTCAAAGTTTTATCGTGTTCACCAATATTTCTAAGAATTATTCCATCTTCTTTGTACTGCCATGTCAGTCTTATTCCCATCGTAATGCTTGTTTCAAATATATCTTTTGTCCCTTGGATTTTTTTAGTTCGCAAAGAAGGATGGTATGGATTTTGTAATAATAGTTCTAACTTTTTCTTTAGTATCTTTTTTACATCTGGTGGCAATTTGTTTACTTTTTCTTTGAAAAGTTGCGAGTAGTAAATCTTCATTCGTCATTCAACCCCAAATCATCAAATAATTCTTCCAATGAATTAGCCACCAAGAGTTTGCCTTCCTGAATCTCCTTCTCTACAGTTGCTTCTTCTCTTTGCCACTTCTCAGAGTAAAACCACGCCTGCTCTTTTGGAATAGCTATTACAGGCGTTAAAATTATCCTACCATCCTTCTCCTCTATTTGTAATAAATCACCTACACGCAAGTTTAGCTTCTTCAGAATTTGAGCTGGAATTGTCACCTGTGACTTTTTCTTTATTTCAACAATCACCATTTCTCACCTCTTAAAGTTAGAAAGTTGCAGTTTCTAACTTTAGTATATTCTCACTAAATATATTTGTCAACTTTGTTTGTTGTAAAATTAAATGCAACAGGATAAGAAAATATTAAAGCCATAGTTTCAAACCATGTATGATATTAATTGAAAAGACAAACCCATACACAGGAGGTTTGAAGCTATTGGTCTATGATGATAATAACACAAAGAGAAGAAGATTTAAACGCTCAAGTGAAGCAGAAAGAGAGGTTATAGAAAAGCTTTCAGAATTAGGATATGGTATAAGAGATAGTAAGGGAATTGGGAAAAGTGCAAGTAGTTATTGCTGCAGAGGAGAATGATTTGTTTTTATAACTTTTAAAATGCTTGAAAATAGAAAGTTGTTCAGTATCTACTTTATTTGACTATTTTTTTATCTGATTAGTAAACCATTATTTTAAATTTGGTTGACAAATCTCAATCCGAAAAATATAATAAAGGAAAGAGGACATTGAATGACAAAACAGAAAGGAGAGGTCAATTCTGTGAGTACAAAAAGTATTTGCTTAGTTTCTCTCTTTGCAGCTTTGACTGCTGTGGGAGCCTATATAAAAATTCCCATTCCTTATGTACCATTTACTCTTCAGCTTCTGTTTTGTGTATTAGCAGGACTTCTCTTAGGTCCTAAACTTGGAGCACTGTCACAGGTTGTTTATGTAGCAACAGGGCTTATTGGTATTCCAATCTTTGCAGAGGGTGGAGGTCCATTGTATATTTTTAAACCAACCTTTGGTTATCTAATTGGTTTTATCGTTTGTGCATATGTAACTGGCTATATATCGCATTTGAAGCAAAGCAGAAATATAAGTACGAACATAATAGGTTCATTGATTGGCTTGTTTTTTGTATACTTATTAGGGGTTAGTTACCTGTATGTAATTTATAACTTTTACCTAAAAATACCCAAAACCATTAGCTGGGCTTTATACTGGGGATTTTTAGTATGTGTGCCTGGAGATATATTTTTATGCATTGTTGCTTCCATTGTTGCAAAAAGATTAAAACCAATGTTAGAAAAAGTTTTGCTTATAAATGCAGGATATTTACAAGAAATCAAAGAATAGTTTATCCAAGGAGAGGAAGAGAATGAAGGCTGTTTACATTATTGGAACAGATACTGATGTTGGAAAGACATTTATATGTGCTGGACTCTGTTGGGCTTTAAAGGAAAAAGGATATAACATAGGATATTTCAAGCCAGTACTAAGTGGTGCTAAAAGAAGAGGAAAGATGCTAATACCTCAAGATACAGAATTTGTAGTTAATTTTGCAAAAATAGAGGGGGATATTTACAGACTCACACCATTTATATTTGAAAAACCAGCCTCTCCTCATATAGCCGCAAGTGATGAAAATATAGATATTAATGTTTATCAAATAAAACAAACCTTTGAAGATTTATCACAGAACTACGAATTCGTAGTAATTGAAGGTTGTGGTGGATTGGCAGTGCCACTGAAAGAAGAGAAAAACCAATTTTATATGCAATATCAATTGATAAAAGAAATTTGCAACAATGTTATATTGGTTACAACAACAAAGCTGGGTACAATTAATCACACTCTCTTGACAGTTGAATTTGCAAAAGCTTACGGACTTTGTTTAAAGGGGATCATAGTGAATATGTATAAGAATGAACCTGATGAAGATAAGGTAATAAATACAATAGCAAAGTTTACCAATATTCCAATATTAGCCAAAGTAGACTTTATAAATGATTTTCCAAGTGATGTAGATGAGAATAAATTTAAAAATGTTTTTAAAAAATGCTTTGATGATAGGGCAATAATGAAGATAATGGGGGTTTTTGAATGTTAAATGAATGGCAACAAAGAGATTTAAAGTATATTTGGCATCCCTGTTCACAAATGAAAGATTATGAAGAGCTACCGCCTATCGTTATAGAAAGGGGCCAGGGAGTATGGCTATACGATGTTGAAGGAAATAGATATCTTGATGCAATTTCTTCATGGTGGACAAATCTTTTTGGACATTGTAATAAAAGATTAAATGATGCTCTCAAAGCTCAAGCAGACAAGTTAGAACATGTAATATTTGCAAACTTTTCACACAAACCAGCTATTGAATTGTCTCAAAAATTAGTTAAAATAACCCCAAATGGATTGGAAAAAGTATTCTTTTCTGATGATGGATCAACGTCTGTCGAAGTTGCTCTTAAGATGAGTTTTCAATATCATCAACAGAAGGGGAATTATACAAAGGTAAAGTTTGCATGTTTTACAAATTCATATCATGGAGAAACCTTAGGGGCATTGTCTGTTGGAAGTATAGATCTGTATTCAAAGATATATAAACCCATTATGAAGGAATCCATAAAAATTCAAGGTCCTGATTGTTTTAGATGTGAATACCACAAAACAAGGTATAGCTGCAATGTAGAATGTTTTGAAGAAGTAGAAAAGATTTTAGAAAAGCACCATAAAGAGATTTGTGCTGTGATAATTGAGCCAATTATCCAATGTGCAGGTGGCATGAAAATTTACCCACCTAAATTTTTAAAGCTATTGCGAGAAGCCTGCACCAGCTATGATGTTCATCTCATTGCAGATGAGGTAGCTGTTGGATTTGGTAGAACAGGAAAGATGTTTGCATGTGAACATGCAGGAATAACTCCAGACTTTTTATGTTTATCAAAAGGTTTGACTGCTGGGTATATGCCATTGGCAGTAACACTTACAACTCAAGAAATTTTTGATGCGTTTTATGCTGACTATATAGACCTAAAAGCTTTTTTGCATAGCCATAGCTACACAGGAAATCCTCTTGCTTGTGCAGTTGCTTTAGAATCATTAAAAATCTTTGAGGAATACAATGTCCTCAAGAAAATAAATGAAAAAGCAACCTACCTTGAGGAGCTTGCTAGAGAAACTTTTGATAACCATAGGTTTGTGGGTGAGTATAGGCAATTTGGATTTATTGGAGCAATTGAGCTTGTTGAAGATAAGGCTACTAAAAAGGAATTTGATTGGAGAAAGAGAGTGGGATATCACATTTATAAAACTGCTTTGAAGAAAGGGTTGCTTATTCGTCCTCTTGGAAATGTAATATATTTTATGCCTCCTTTTGTTATTGAAAAAGATGAAATTGATTTTATGGTTAGGAATACTCTTGAAGCAATAAATCAATTTTTTGGACTGTAGATGTACTAAATAAAAACAAAACTTAAGGGACTATCCGAAAAGAACAGGGATAGCCCCTTTAACCAACAATACTTAATAGTTAAGCTTTTGGATATTACTTTAAACTTCTAAGCCTAAACTCTCTAACATCTCTACCTTCTCTTTTATTCCCATCCCTTGTGTTGTAAGATAGTTTCCTACCATGCAACCGTTTATACCACATTTGTATGCTATCTTTTCCATATCCTTTAGTGCATTTTCTTTCCCGCCTGCGAGAAGAATGGTCTTCCTTGGTAGTATAATTCTAAATAGTGCCAGGGTGATAAAAATTTCATTTTGGTCCATGATCTTCATATCTTCAAAAGGTGTGCCTTTTATTGGATTTAAAATATTAATAGGAACAGAATCAACCTCTAATTCTCGTAGTTCAAATGCAAGCTTAATTCTCTCAATCATATCCTCGCCCATTGAAATTATTCCACCACTGCAGATTTCAAGGCCTGTCTCTTTTGCAATCTTTAAAGTCTCAATCTTTTGTGCTTGGGTATGAGTTGAGCATATATTTTTAAAATATGTACTTGATGTCTCTAAATTGTTGTGGTACCTTGTAACCCCTGCTAACATGAGTTTTTTTGCTCTTTCTTTTGTGAGAAAACCTAAAGAAGCACATAGATAGATATCATAATTTTTTGAAATATAAGAAATAATATCTATAATCCTTTCGAATTCAGAGTCGTTCAGTTCTCCACCGCTTGTGACTAAGGAAAATCTTTTTACAGGAAAAGCGATAATATCTTCCAAATATTCTATAACCTCGTCAACTGATGCCACGTCTTTTATTTCAATCTTGCAACTATGATAAATAGATTGAGAACAAAATTTACAATCTTCTGTGCACATTCCCACCTTGGCAGGATAAATTGAACACAGTTCAATATTGTTTTTAAAATAATACCTTTTAATTGTATCTGCAAGGTTTTTCACAAGATCAAAGTCATGCTTTGCAATTTCGTAAAGCATAGTTGCTTCACTAATATCAATATCCTGCTCATATTCTATTATCTTCTTTTCAATTTCTTTTGCAAATTGAACTGATTGAAGAAAGTTTAGCATTTTGTATTCATCTCCAATCATGACAATGTTAGTGACACTATGTTATATATGATACCACACCACAAATAAATAGTAAACCAAAACATACATTCTTGTTTACTGATATAAAAATAAAAATGGCGGAGAGAGTGGGATTTGAACCCACGGTACCCCTTTTGGGGGTACACACGATTTCCAGTCGTGCGCCTTCGACCACTCGGCCATCTCTCCGCCTCTTTTTTCTTCACTTTATCTATTATAAGATATCTTTTGAGTTTTGACAAGGGTAGTTGCAAATTCCACTTCTAAGGCTTAAAAGTCTTTTTAGAGAGAATTAATAAGAAAAATAGTCAAAACTCTAAAGATAGTGAGTTATTAACCGGTATTTTTGAAAAATTGCCTCATTTGGCTTATTGACATATTTAAAAAAACACTTTATAATATTTATCCCCCTCTATTTACAAAAAAAAAGAATAGTGATATAATAATTATGTTTTTAAATGTAGCAAAATGGTGAATAATGTCAATGTAGCTTTCAAATTAAATAATTTTTTAAGAGGGGCAGTGATGTTAAGGTGGTTGATAAGCTACACCTTCAGCAGATCAAAAAGGACATTGAGGCCCTCAAAGGCGAAAAAGTACTTGTGCGTGCAAACAAAGGACGCAAAAAAATGATTGAAGTAGAAGGTATCTTGGAGAACACTTATTCAAATATCTTTGTTGTCAAGTTCCCGATTGACAGAGAGTGCAAGCAGTTCAGGTGTGTGACCTATACCTATTCAGACCTCATAACAAATACAGTTGAGATAATTCTTTGTAGGACAAATACAAAGGTAAATGTTATGTAGAAAACGGCTTTTTATCAATTTTGCTTGTACGTTTTAATTATAACCAAAAATATCGATTTGTCAACACTTAAAAAAGAGCTTATTCTGAGGTTGTGAGAATAAGCTCTTTTTTTATTTTACATATTATCCGGACGTCCCTGCATATATTTTATTAGAGAAAAGATGAGTTTATATGGAGGTTAACTTTAAAATTGGATAAAAGGTATGAAAAGATTGAGTACATGAACGTGTATGGGTCAGACTCGCAAAAAGTTATTGTAGAAGGGGAGATTTTACTTCCTGAGATAAAGCCCGATGTCCTAAAAGTATTGCAGACAGATGCAGATGTTTTTATCACAAGCGTAGAGGTTTTGAATGATAGGGTGGTGGTTCAGGGTGAGGTGGATTTTAGAATAATTTACCTTTCAAATGACCCGCTTAAGAAAATCTCGTTTGTTTCAAGCTGTGCCGAGTTTTCTAAGGTGTTTGATATGGTGGGAGTAAGACCTGGTATGGCATATGAGGTAAAAGATGACCTTATATACAGCTATTGCTCGGCACTTAGCCCAAGAAAACTTTCAGCAAAAACAATAGTTGAGATTAGCCTTTTGGTCAAATCGGCAACCTCAATTGAGTATTTGAACCATATTGAAGATGAATCGCTAAGGTTCCTAAAAGAAAGAATTACTATTTCCAATCCAATTACATTTACAGAGCAAATTACTAAAAAGGAAATCTTAGAGATTCCACAAGGAAAATCTTCAATCAGAGAGATTTTGCGCTCATTTGCAAGACTATCTGATAAGAATATTAAGTTTGACAGAAAGAAGCTTGCTATTGATTTGAAGATTGATATCAAGACTCTTTATTCTCCTGACATAGGTCAAAATCCTCTTGAGATGGTTGAACATGAGATGTTTGCTGAACATTTTGTAGAACTTTCGAATATTCCAGATGACTTAGAACCTATTGTGAAGTTTTATATAAAGAGCTTTAAAGTTTCTCCCAAGACAGATGAGGTAGGGGAGCTAAGGAGAATTGAATATGACATTGTGGTTGAGGCAGAGATAGCATTCAATCAGCTTGAGACAATTGAACCTATTGTAGATGTTTATTCCACAATGTATGAACTAAAAGAGTCAAAGAAGTTTTTGAACATAGAACAGTTTGTTGGAAAAACTCGGCAGGTACACACAATCAAAGAGGTAGTAGCTCTTCCAAGTGAACCAGAGCAGATTTTTTCGTTGTCTGGTAGAGTTGAAATTGACATGGTAAAGGCTGAAAAAGGTGCAGCTCAAGTAAAAGGTGTACTTGTTGTTTTTTTGATTTATATTTCAAAGGATGAGCAGGACATTA
This Caldicellulosiruptor changbaiensis DNA region includes the following protein-coding sequences:
- the bioB gene encoding biotin synthase BioB, yielding MLNFLQSVQFAKEIEKKIIEYEQDIDISEATMLYEIAKHDFDLVKNLADTIKRYYFKNNIELCSIYPAKVGMCTEDCKFCSQSIYHSCKIEIKDVASVDEVIEYLEDIIAFPVKRFSLVTSGGELNDSEFERIIDIISYISKNYDIYLCASLGFLTKERAKKLMLAGVTRYHNNLETSSTYFKNICSTHTQAQKIETLKIAKETGLEICSGGIISMGEDMIERIKLAFELRELEVDSVPINILNPIKGTPFEDMKIMDQNEIFITLALFRIILPRKTILLAGGKENALKDMEKIAYKCGINGCMVGNYLTTQGMGIKEKVEMLESLGLEV
- a CDS encoding DUF3794 and LysM peptidoglycan-binding domain-containing protein; its protein translation is MDKRYEKIEYMNVYGSDSQKVIVEGEILLPEIKPDVLKVLQTDADVFITSVEVLNDRVVVQGEVDFRIIYLSNDPLKKISFVSSCAEFSKVFDMVGVRPGMAYEVKDDLIYSYCSALSPRKLSAKTIVEISLLVKSATSIEYLNHIEDESLRFLKERITISNPITFTEQITKKEILEIPQGKSSIREILRSFARLSDKNIKFDRKKLAIDLKIDIKTLYSPDIGQNPLEMVEHEMFAEHFVELSNIPDDLEPIVKFYIKSFKVSPKTDEVGELRRIEYDIVVEAEIAFNQLETIEPIVDVYSTMYELKESKKFLNIEQFVGKTRQVHTIKEVVALPSEPEQIFSLSGRVEIDMVKAEKGAAQVKGVLVVFLIYISKDEQDIIKSATTQIPFSIKIDLDGIEEQDKVYDDIDIENLSFSILSANEVETRAHLAVELWAKRSVNVEIISDVQMLEKIEKEDERLASIYIYTVQKGDTLWKIAKKYKTTVEKLMSFNQLEDAEIFPGQKLLIVR
- a CDS encoding Veg family protein; amino-acid sequence: MVDKLHLQQIKKDIEALKGEKVLVRANKGRKKMIEVEGILENTYSNIFVVKFPIDRECKQFRCVTYTYSDLITNTVEIILCRTNTKVNVM